The DNA segment TCCGGCGCCGCAGGACGACGACCTCGTCGACGGTGTGCTCGAGCTCGGCGAGCTGGTGACTGGAGACGAGGACCGTCCGTCCGCGCTCGGCCTCAGCGCGGATCAGGCGCCGCAGCCAGCGGATCCCCTCGGGGTCGAGCCCGTTCGCAGGTTCGTCGAGGACGAGGATCTCCGGGTCACCCGCCAGGGCCGTGGCCAGGCCGAGGCGCTGGCGCATCCCGGTCGAGTAGCCGCGGACCGGCCGTCGCGCCGCGTCGGTGAGGCCGACCGTCTGCAGCAGCTCGTCGACCTGCGAGAGCGGTGCGCCGACCGCGCGGCAGACGATCGCGAGGTGCCGGCGGCCGGTGATGCCGTTCTCGAAGCCGAGGCCGTCGAGGTGCACGCCGACGACCCGGGCGGGCGCGCGCAGCTCCGCGAACCGGTGGCCGCCGATCCGCGCCTCACCTGAATCGGGGCGCAGAAGTCCGACCAGCCCGCGGAGCGCCGTGCTCTTGCCGGCGCCGTTCGGGCCGAGGAGACCGACGACCGTTCCCTGCCGCACGGAGAAGCTGAGGTCGTCCACGACGCGGCGACCGCGGAAGGTCTTGGTGAAGTGCTGGAAGTCGAGCGCCGAGCTCATGGGCGGGCCTTTCGGGGGAGGGGGTCATCGTCGTCGAGCGGTCGTGCCGCCGGCGCCGAGCGGTCGCGCGGTCAGGTCGTCGAGGAGCCGGTGCACGGGGGTGACCAGCGTCGGGTAGTCGCCGGAGACCGACCGGGCGAGCACCTTCGCGGCGGCGAAGGCGAGGGCGGGCAGTGCGGCGTCCGAGTGCAGCCGCTCGCCGAGCACCTCGACGAGGGAGCGCCGGGCGTCCGGGGCGGCGAGGCTGTGCACGTAGAGGGTCGCGACATCCAGGTGCTCGGGTCCGCGCCCCCAGGCCTCCCAATCGGCGAGGCCGAGCGGAGCGACGAGCAGGTTGCCGGGGTGCAGGTCGCCGTGCGCCGTCGTCCAGCACGGGGTGCCGCGCGGGAACCGGTCGCCGAAGAAGCTGTGCAGAAGCCGGTCCACCGTGGCCGGGACGGTCGACTCCCGCAGCGTCGGGACGGCGGCGAGCGCGTCGAGGACGCCGCCGAGCTCGACCCAGACCGCCGGATCGACCTCGGTCTCCGGCGCGAGCTCCGCCGTCGGGGACAGGGCGCGACCGGGCAGGCGGGTCATCAGCTCGGCGCGGAGCCGGAACCCCTCGACGTGGGGCGGGTCCCACTCCTCGACGGCGAGCACGACAGGCTTGGGCAGGGCCGGGAGCACGGCGCTGTCCGCCGTGCCGGTCCACCACGTCCCGTGGGCGAGCGCCGAGGGGGAGCTGACGAGACGGAGCCAGAGCCGCTCGCGGTCGCGCCGGACAGGACCGGAGAGGGTCCTGCCTCGCCAGCCGGGGACCGTGTCACCGTCCCTCGCGACGGCGAGCACGCGGAGGGCCTGCTCGAAGGCGCGCTCGAGCGCGTTCCCGCCGGTCACCGGCCGACCCCCAGGCGGCGGAGGGCGTCCCCGGCGACGAGATCGAGCACCGCGCCGCCGATCGTGCCGCCGCCGAGGGAGACCGAGGCGCCGCCCACCGGGGGAGTGCTCGCGGAGTCGGGCAGGGCGAGGGGATAGCCGACGGCCGGCACGTCGTCGAGCCCGGTGAGGGGCGCGAGCGCCGCGATCGGGGCGAGCAGCGGCTCCGCGGGCCCGCTGACGACGGCCGTCGACCGCGGGGACCGCACCGCGATCCCGTTGCTGGTCAGCCGAACCGGGGTGCCCGGCACGATCCTCGGGTCGGCCGAGGTCCGCACGAGGAAGGCCTCGTCGTTGCGGACGACGTAGCCGGCCTCGATGCGCTCCTCGAGGGGGAGGGCGCCGACTCCGGCGAGAGCGGCGGCGAGGACGGCGGACGCGACGGCGACCCGGAGCGCTCCGACTCGCGCTTCTCTCGCGGCTCGCGCGAACCGGACTAGGGAGACGACGAGTGCGCCGAGGAGCGCTGCGGCGAACACGAGCGCGATGACCGCGCCTGGCTCGGTGAGGACCAGGACGGGGACGCTGCGGACGTAGGCCCAGCCGATCAGGAGCAGGGCGAAGCCGCGGCAGCCGACCCCGAACAGGACGAGCCAGGGGGAGGCGCGTGGCGCGGTTCCGCCCAGCAGGCGCAGGACGGCGTCGCCGACGGCTCCGATCGCGGCTCTGCGCAGGAACGGCCGGTCGAGGACCGCGACCAGGGCCAGGTAGCCGTCGAGGTGCACGAGCGGAATGAGATTGGTCACCGCGCTGAGTGCGGCCGCGACGACGAAGCACGCGAGGGCGGACCGCCCCGTCGGCGCCCACAGCAGGGCGGTGGCGGCGCTCGCCGCGAGGACGAGGTGCACCGCCGGTCCGGCCAGCGCGACCGCCGCGCGGGAGCGCCGGTCGCCCAGGCGCCAGCCGTCGGTGACGTCGCAGAAGAACGCGGGGGCGAGGTAGAAAATCATCACCCCGGCGCGCCGCGGCCGTCCACCGAAGGCCGCGAGGGAGACCGCGTGACCGGCCTCATGGACCGCTCCCGCGAGCAGGAACGCGACCGAGACCGCGAGGAGCGAGGGCAGGGGCAGTGGCTCGCTGAGGACGGCGGCGATCTCCGCCGAGTGCGCGATCGCGCTCGCGGTACCCAGGAGCAGCACCGCGACGACCGCGGCGACGGCGAGCAGCCGGATCGGCCGTCGGCGCAGGAGCCGCGCGAGCACGAGCGCCGGCCGCGTCGCGTCGAGCAGGGTCAGCTGGAGACTCGCCGGCGGCCGGAACTGCAGGCGATGCGACCGGGGCTCGCGGCGCTCGGAGCCGGCGAGGAGCCCGGCCGTCGCGAACTCGCGGAGCAGGGCGGCCGTCTCCTCGTCCGTCAGGGAGGTGCTCCCGGTGCCGTCCGTCTCGTCCGTCTCGTGCGCGCTCGGGCGCAGCCCGGCCGCGAAGGTCGCCACCGCGGGACCGACCCGTGCGCGCGGGACGCCCCGCACCGAGAGGATCCACGGAGCGCCGGGCGCGATCGGCTCGTCGATCGTCACGGTGTCCGCCAGTCGGGGCGCGGGATCGCTCATGCCCGGACCAGCTGCAGCAGCGTCGAGTCCTCGGTCTCCACCAGCGCGGTCCGCGCGACGAGCCACAGTCCCGCGCGCTCGGCCTCCACCGCGACCTGGTCGGCGTCGACGACGTTCACCCGCGAGCGGAAGAAGCGTGCCGCCGCACGCCCCTCGGGATCGAGACCGAGCTGCACGACCTCGACGTCCCGGTGGAGACCGTCGGGGGTGACGGCGGACGTCACGACGGCCGCTCCCGGTCCGCCGGACGGCCCGGGCACGGCGCGGATGCGCGAGCTGCGGCTTCCGGCGACGTAGGCGTGGTCGGGGCTCGACGCGGTGATCAGGAGGACGCCGTCCGCTCCGAGGTGCTCGCGGGCGGCCCGGAGGAAGGCGTGCCGGCCGGCTCGGTCCAGGAGCGCGATGGACGTGGCACCGAGGACGACGGCGCCGAAGCGCTCCGGCAGGTGGAAGCAGGTCATGTCGCCGACCAGCGCCCGGGAGCCGTCGGCGATCCTGGCGGCGGGCAGCGCCGCGATCCGCGACCGGAGGATGTCGACCATCGTCGGCGAGAGGTCGAGGCCGACGACGGGGCGGCCGAGGCCCAGGAGGGGCACCGTGAGGCGTCCACCGCCGCAGGCCAGCTCGAGGATCGGCCCCTCGGTCCGGCGGACCGCTGCCAGCAGGGGGCTGATCTCGCTGCGGTCCTCCGCGGTGAAGTGCTCGTAGACGACGGACCCGTCGGGTCCGTAGAGGTCCTCCGGCGCCACGGTGGCGGGGGAGAGGGCGCCGAGGAGGGCGGCGCTCGCCGCGGTGAGCGGCGGCGGGTCCGAGGGGTGCTGCATGGTCGCTCCAGGTCTGAGAGGGAGCGGTCCCGGACGCTCGAGCGTCCGGGACCGCGGGAGGTGCACGGTCGGCTAGGTCGCGAGCAGCACGATGCTGCCGAGCGCGATCACGATCCTCAGACCGGCGTCGGCGGTCCGCCAGCCGTCGGCCGGAGCGACCGCGGGTTCGATCTCCTGGAAGAGAACGGGATTCTCCATTTCTCACCTCCTCGGTGATGAGGTCCTCGGTGAAGAGGTGCTCTCCTCGAGAGCTAGGTCAGGACGATCGCGCCGAGCCCGAGGCCGACAGCGATCCCGAGCTTCGTGGCGATGTACCAGTCGGAATCGGGTGCAGCCATCGACTCGATCTCCTCGAATCGCAGGGGGGTGGGTGGTTGCATGCGTCGTCTCCTCGTGTCGTCGTCTGGAATCCGGGTGTCATCGGTCGGTCCCGGTCAGGTGAGGAGACCGACGAAGACGCCCGCGACGAGGAGCCCCGTCGTGAAGCCGGAGGTCGCCGACTCCCAGTCGGGAGCGACCGCCTGCTCCAGCTCATGGAATTCGAGCTCGTTCGTGGTGTTCATGTGTTCACCTCCCTCGTTCGGTCGTAGGGCCCGCGCCGGCGGGAAGGCCGCGCGCAGGAGTCGAAGGGCGTCGTCGACCGCCAGGCCGGGCAGCGCCGAGCTGTCCCAGCGGGCGACGATCGCGAGTGCCGCGTCGCGGAGGGCGCGGTCGGCGACGGCCGGAGCGGTGATCCCCCACCGCTCGGACCACTGGGCGCTGCCGACGACGGGGTCCGGGTCGAGCCCGAGGGGAGCGGCGAACCACTGCCAGACGGCCCGTCGTCGCGCGCGACGCTCCGGGGAGTCGCGACTCCACAGGACGGGCAGCAGCGGCATCGTCGCCGGCACCTTCCGCAGTCCCGCGCGACTGCTCACCTCGTTGGCGAGGTACCAGTGCGTCGCCGCGAAGGGATCGGCTGTCGCCGAGCGCAGCACGCCGTGACTGTCGGCGCTCGCCGCAGCGAGCGTCGCGCGGTCGGCGCGGCGAACGAGTCCGGCGCTCCCGGCGACGCGGCCGCCGGCCTCGGCCAGCGCCTCCAGCAGTCGCCTCGACCGATCGTCGGCGGAGCGGTCGGCGGGCGACCCGGACCGCGAGCCGATCAGCCGCAGGGCCGCCTCCGCCGCTCCCTCGAGCACGGAGGAGCGGGTCAGCGTCGCCGTGAGCTCGGCGTCGAGCACGGCGGCGTCGGCCCGGAGCGCTTCGCCGACCACGACGGAGCGGAGGCCGCCGATCTCGCGGCAGGCCGCGGCGCTCGTCTCGCTGCCGGGTCCGATCGTCGTAGGTACCAGGACGAGACGAGGGACCTCCGTCGACGCGGGGAGGTCTGGAGCGAGAAGCCCGCCGTGCCTGCTCATCAGTCCGTCGATGCGCGATCGGAGGGCGCGGTCGGCGGCGAACAGGCGCGCCAGCGCCGCCACGTCGTGCAGCCTGCCGCCGCCGATGCCGACGAGGCGGTCGGGACGGACAGCGCGGAGGGCGCGGTCGACGGTGTCGAGCAGCAGACCCTGCTCGATCGCGACGTCGAGGACGACCACCGGTCCGTGCAGTCGCTCGGGCTCGACGGCTCCGCTCCGGACGAGCGCGCTGTCGAGCACGAAGAGGGTCCGCCGGGAGCCGGTGGTCGCTGCATCCGACGCCAGACCGGACCGCAGATCGGTGCTGCGGACCCTCATGCGTCGAGCGCCGCACTGATGATGCGCGGGATGTCGGCGAGGTCGCGGTCGCTGGACACCGCCGCAGGCAGGAATTGGATCCCGCCCGGCGCGGGATGCACGACCGCCCCGCGCCGCCGGACGTCCTCCACCAGGCCGAGGACCTCGTCGGCGTGGGCGACCCCCGCGATCCGCAGGGCCCGGAAGGACCCGACGCCGGAGGATCCGAGCACCCGAGGATGAGCGGACAGCGCGGTGACGGCGCGGTCGAGGCAGGTGCTCACGCGCGGGAAGCCGTCGGCTCCGAGGAGTTCGGGAAGCAGCGCGAGGCTCTGCAGGACGGCGGCGCAGACCGCGGGTGTCCCCGCCTGCGTCTCCGCATGGACGAACGGGGCGTCCGCGGCGTCGATCTCCGCGAGGAGCCGCTCGCCGACGACCACGGCGGCCGCCGCGAGCGTGCCGTTCGTCAGAGCCTTCGACAGAACGACCGCGTCGGGCGCGAACGGCCAGCGCGAGGAGGCGAGGAACGGGCCGGTGCGGCCGAAGCCCGTCGCCACCTCGTCCGCGACGACGGGGACGCCCTCCCGGGACGCGCGCTCGAGCACCGCGAGGAGTGCGTCCGAGAGCGGGAGGGCGCCGGAGCCGAGGACGGGCTCCACGACGATGCCGCAGATGCGCCGTCCCTCCCGGTGGAGCAGCGACTCCAGCGCGTCCGGATCGTCGTGCGCCACGTGCCGGACCCCCGAGCGATCGACGCCGTAGACGTCCTGGCCCAGCTCGTCGCCGCTCAGGGCGTGGGCGCCGTAGGTGAGCCCGTGGTAGCTGCCGGACAGGCCGACGACCAGCCGGCGCTCCGGCCGACCGAGGAGCGCGGCCCGCTGGCGGAGCAGCTTCATGACCGCGTCGTTCGCGCTGCCGCCCGAGGTGGTGAGGAGGACGCGCCGGAAGGAGGACTGCGGGAGCGCGTCGCCGACGACCGCGAGCAGTGCCGCGGCCGCCCGCTCCGCCCAGGGGTGACTCCGCCGGAAGAGGGACAGGTAGGAGGCCTCGGCCAGAGCCGCGGCGATGGCAGCGGTGAACTCCGGGCGGCCGCAGCCGAACGGCGCGTTCCACAGTCCGCTCGTGAGGTCGATCGCCTCGACGCCGTCGGCGAAGCGGATGCATGTCCCCGTCGCGCTCACCGCCGCGACGGTCCTGGCCGCCGCCGTCGGCGAGACCAGGGGCACGAGGACCGGCGAGGCCGTCACGCTCCTCTCCGGAGGTGGACGCCCTCGTGCTCGAACCGCTCGACGAGCCGCGAGACGAAGGCCTCGTCGGCCGGCGTGCGCGGCTCGTCGTCCGGGCCGTCGCTCAGCAGCCGTTCGACGACGACCGCGGTGGCGGGTGCGAGGGCGAACCGCCGCAGGGTCCGGGGCTCCACCAGGACGCGCTCGTCGCCCCGGTGCAGGAGGATCAGGTCGGAGCGCGTGAGCGTCGTCACCTCCCCGTCCGGTCGGAGGGACGTTCCGAGCCCGACCACCGACCACGCCGGGCCGGTGTCGTCGGCGGCAGCGAAGGCGAGGCCGGCGCGGTACAGCGCCAGCCAGGGGCGGCGCGCGATGTCGTCGGCGACACCGCCGCCCAGCGCGGCGAGCCGGTCGAGCGGACGGTACGACCTGTCGAGGGCGGCCGCGAGACCGTCGGGGTCTCGGGCGTCGCCGAGGACCAGCCCGTCCGGACCGAGCGTCGCGACCCCGTCCCGGCCGACATCGACGGCAGCGACGGGTCCGGCAGCGGGGTCGTCCGTCAGCGGCAGACCGCTCACTGCGACCGCGGCTCCCAGGAGCTGCGGGACCAGCCGACCGGAGGCGCGGGCGGCGTCGGCGTCCTCCAGATAGGCCTGCCAGCCGTTCGCATCGCGGAGCCGTGCGGTCGTCGCACCGGTGACCGGGAGGAACGCGATCGAGGCGTAGTCCTCCGTCTGGACCCGCAGCTCGCCGAACCAGGCGACGTCTCCCGGCTCGTCGAGTCCACCGCGGTAGTCGAGGACGGCCGCGCAGTCGCAGGTCGGGGCCTCGCGGGTCTCATCGTCGTCGGTCACGCTCTCGCTTGGGAGGAGCAGGACGTCCTCCGGCCCGAGCAGTGGCTCCACCGCTCCTCGCCACCGCCGGTCGGCGAGGCGCACGACCCGTCGAGCGTCGACCCGATCACCCGTCACCCACTGGAGGACGGCCCGGGCGACTCCGCGTCGATCCACCGCGGTCGCTCGCGTGTCGGCGTCGGCGAGACCGGTCGGAGTCGAGAGCGCCGTTCGCGAGCCGCGGTCGCCGCGATCGAGGGAGCGCGTCGCGTCTCCGTCGGAGCGGATCGGTCCTGGGTTGGTTGCCATACGTGGATGGTAGCCGACTGAAGCTCACGTCTGTCAAGGCCGACTCGCCGACCGAGCTGATGATCACCGATGCGCGCCACGGGCGAGCTCGGCGCGCGCCTTCGACACCGGGCGCCGACGTCGGTGCTAGACATACGCGTATGACGAACGCAGCAGCACGCAGACGACTCCCAGCACGGCGGTGGCTGTCGTGAGATCCCGATTCGACCTCGTCGTTCTCGTCGTCTTCGGTCTGTACGGCCTCGTCCGAAGCGTCCTCGACGCCCCCGCGGTCATCGCGGCACCGAGCGCCGTCGGGATCGCGTCGCTGTGCGCCTCCGCCTTGCTCCTCGTCGTGGCGATCGCGGCGCTCGCCCTCGAGCTGCGGCGCAGACGGAGGAAGCGCGCGGCGGCCTCGACCGCCGCCGCCCGGACGGGCCGAGAGGCCGACTGGTAGCGGTAGAGCCGGAGGCGTCGGCCCGCCGACCCGCGTCAGCGCCCACCGTGCGCCGACCTCCCGTCATGCTGGTCGAGTAGCCCCGCAGGGGCGTATCGAGACGCACCCTCCTCAGAAGGCCGGTTTGCAGGCTCGTCCTCTGGCGCGGGTGGATCTCGATACGCCCGCTTCGCGGGCTACTCGATCAGCATGAAGTCCGTGCGTCGAGTCCACTCATGCTGGTCGAGTAGCGCGGAGCGCGCGTCGGGACCCGGGCCGGGAGCGGCACGCACGTCGTGCGATCCGCGCCAGCGACAAGAGGGCGTCGCGCGCTGTGGCAAGGTCCCGGGATGACAGTGCCGAAGAAGAAGGAAGACCGCGTGCGCCGCTTCGCGCTCGCCCTGCTGGGAGTGAGCATGGGAGTCGCCGTCGTGGCGACGATCGTCGGAGGGATCGACGATCCGTACGACGTTGTGACTCTCGTCGTGTGCGGCTCCTGTGCCTCCCTGGTGATCGTCACCTTGATCCGCGAACGATGAACCTCGCGCTGGCGCTCGGGCGGAGGCGTGCACAGAGGTAGCGCGCTGACGCTGCATCCGGACGCTCCGCCGAGCACGAGTGAACGGTCAGCCCGTCGGCCGAGGGTCAGCGCAGCCCCGCGACCGCGTCCAGCTCGTCCAGCGAGCCGATCCGCACCACCCCGAGCTCGACGGCCTCGGAGGGCAGCTCGCGCCCGTGCTCCGGCCCGCCGACGCGGTCGAGCCACACCCCGCGCAACCCGGCGCGTGCCGCGCCGATCGCGTCGGTGCCCAGCCGGTCGCCGACGTACAGCGCGTCGGCCGGAGCGACGCCGAAGCGCTCGCAGGCGACGTGGAAGATCCGCGCATCCGGCTTCGTCACGCCGACCTCGCCCGACGCCACGAGGTGCTCGACCCGCTCCGTCAGACCGATCGCGTCCGTCTTGCGCGTCTGGAACTCGAGGTCGCCGTTGGTGATCAGGCCAATCCGGACGCCCGCCGCGTCGAGCCGATCGAGCACCGGCAGGGCGTCGTCGTGCAGCGTCCACGCCACGACGTAGTGCCCCAGGTAGGCGGCGAACCACGCGCTCGCCTCCTCGGGCGTCAGCGCGACACCGGCGTCGGCCGCGAAGGCCGTGGCGCGGGCACGGCGCTGCCCCTCGTAGTCGAGCTCGCCGGCGAGGTACCGGTGGTAGTGCTCCTCCTCCAGGGCGTACCAGCGCCGCTGCAGCGCGCCCGCCTCGCCCGCGTACGCGTCGCCGAGCGCGGCCGCGTACGCGACGATGCCCTCGCGCACCGCGCGGGCGTGCGCGAAGAGCGTGTCGTCGAGGTCGAAGAGGGCGAGCCGGATCATCGAGGACTCAGCGGCTGCGGCGCAGGAAGCCGACGCGCTCGTACACGGTCGCGAGCGTGCGCTCGGCCGTCTCCGAGGCGCGGTCCGCCGCGCGGGAGAGCACCCGGTCGAGCTCGGCCGGGTCCTCGAGCAGCTCCGCGGTGCGCGCGCGGATCGGATCGAAGGTCGCCGCGACGACCTCGACCAGGCCCTTCTTCAGGTCGCCGTAGCCGCGGCCGGAGTACTCCTGCTCGAGCGACTCGATCGTGCGGCCGGCGAGGACGGAGTAGACGGTGAGCAGGTTCGAGACGCCCGGCTTGGCCGCGCGGTCGAAGCGCACCTCGGACTCGGTGTCGGTGACGGCCCGCATGATCTTCTTCGCGGTGACCTTCGGCTCGTCGAGCACGCTGAGCAGGCCGGCGTCCGACTCCGCGGACTTCGACATCTTCGCGCCGGGGTTCTGCAGGTCGTAGATCTTCGCCGTCTCCTTGGCGATGTACGGCTCCGGGATCGCGAAGGTCTCGCCGAAGCGCGTGTTGAAGCGGCCCGCGAGGTCGCGGGTCAGCTCGAGGTGCTGGCGCTGGTCCTCGCCGACCGGGACGGCGTCGGTCTGGTACAGCAGGATGTCGGCGGCCATCAGGATCGGGTAGGTGAAGAGGCCGACCGAGGCCGCCTCCGTGCCCTGCTTCGCCGACTTGTCCTTGAACTGCGTCATCCGGCTGGCCTCGCCGAAGCCGGTCACCGTGTTCAGGATCCAGGCCAGCTCGGCGTGCGCCGGGACGTGCGACTGGATGAACAGCGTCGAGCGCTCCGGATCGATGCCGGCCGCGATGTACTGCGCGGCGGTGGCGCGGGTGCGCGCGCGCAGCTCGGCGGGCTCCTGCGGCACGGTGATCGCGTGCAGGTCGACGACGCAGAAGTGGGCGTCGAAGTCGTCCTGCATCGCGACCCACTGGGTGAGGGCGCCGATGTAGTTGCCGAGGTGCAGCGAGCCGGAGGAGGGCTGCATGCCGGAGAAGATGACGGGCTTCGCGCCCGGAGTGCTGGGGGTCATGGTGAGGCCTCGTGAGTGACGGCGGCGCGGTCGGCGCCGGGGGAGAAGGGGGTCAGAGCTCGTAGTCGACGACGACGGGCGCGTGGTCGGACCAGCGGGTGTCCCACGCGCTGGCGCGGTCGATCTCGTAGCTGCGGGCCAGGGCGGCGAGCTCCGGCGTCGCGAGCTGGTAGTCGATCCGCCAGCCGGTGTCGGTGTCGAACGCCTGACCGCGCTGCGACCACCAGGTGTAGGGCCCGGGCACCTCGCCGGCGAAGCGGCGGCCGAGGTCGACCCAGCCCATCCCCGCTCCGGCGTTGTAGCCCTCCTCGCCCTCGGCGCCGACGAAGCGGTCGAAGTAGGCGCGCTCCTCGGGGAGGAAGCCGGCCTTCTTGACGTTGCCCTTCCAGTTCTTGATGTCGAGGGTGCGGTGGCCGACGTTGAGGTCGCCCATCACCACGGCGAGCGAGTTGTGGGCCTGCAGCTGGGGGAGGCGCTCGATCATGGCGTCGAGGAAGCGCATCTTCTCGTCCTGCTTCGGCGTGCCGACGCCGCCCGAGTGCACGTAGGTGGAGACGACGGTCACGGTGCGGTCGCCGACCTCGTAGTCGGCCTCGAGCCAGCGGCCCGCGGAGTCGAAGTCGTCGGCGCCGAGCGCGACCCGGTGGATCGTCGCGCGCTTGCGGGAGGCGAGCGCGACTCCGGCGCGGCCCTTGGCGGTCGCCTCGTCGTGCAGCACGTCCCACTCGTCGCCGAGCAGGCCGGTGAGGTCGTCCGTGGAGGCGCGGACCTCCTGCAGGGCGAGGATGTCGACGTCGCGGGCGGCGAGCCAGTCGCCCATGCCCTTGCGGAAGGCGGCGCGGACGCCGTTGACGTTGACGGAGGCGATGCGGAGCGGCTTTCGAGTCACCGGAGCAGTCTACGGAGCACCGCCGACAGCGCGCGGCGCACGGGGGAGCGGCGGACCGGCGCGGCGGACCGGCGCGGCGGACCGGCGCGCCCCGGGGCATGCAGAAGCCGGCGGCCCCGCCCCGCGCCGCCCCCTCGGAGGAGAGGGGCGACGCGGAGTCGGGACCGCCGGCGGGACCGCTCAGGACGGTCGGTCGGTGCGGATCAGACGGCGACGGGGCGGGCCGTGGCCGGCTCCGGGACCTCGGCGACGATCGGAGCCCGCTTGATGCTCTTCGCGATGATCACGCAGACCGCCGTGACCACCATGCCGACGAGGATCGCGACCAGGTAGAGCAGCGGCTGCCCCACCAGTCCGGTCACCCAGACGCCGCCGTGCGGCGCGCGCAGCGTGGAGCCGAAGAGCGCGACGAGCGCGCCGGTGACGGCCGAGCCGATCATGGCGGAGGGGATCACGCGCAGCGGGTCGACCGCGGCGAACGGGATCGCTCCCTCGGAGATGAACGAGGCGCCCAGCAGGTAGGCCGCCTTGCCGTTCTGGCGCTCGGCGTCGGTGAACAGGCGCTTGCGGAGCGACGTGGCGAGGGCGAGGCCCAGCGGCGGCGTCATGCCGGCCGCCATCACGATCGCCATCACCTTGAACTGCACCGAGTTCGGGTCGCCGTCCGCGGGGACCGAGGCGAGCCCCGTGGTCGCGAAGGCGTAGGCCACCTTGTTGACCGGGCCGCCCATGTCGAACGCCATCATCAGGCCCAGGATGATCCCGAGGATGATCAGGTTGCCGCCGGTGAGGCCCGAGAGCCAGGCCGACAGTCCCTCGCTCAGCGCGCGCAGCGGGGCGCCGAGGACGACGAACATCAGGAAGCCCGTGATGAAGGTCGCGATCAGCGGGATGATGACCACCGGCATCAGCGACTTGAAGGCCGCCGGCAGCTTGATCCGCGAGATGTAGAGCGCCGCGTAGCCGGCGATGAAGCCGGACGCGAGGCCGCCGAGGAAGCCGGCGCCGACGGTGACCGCCACGGCGCCGCCGAGGAAGCCGGGCGCGATGCCGGGGCGGTCCGCGATGCCGAAGGCGATGAAGCCCGACAGCACCGGCACCAGGAACGCGAAGGTCGCGCCGCCGATCAGGAACATCACTCCGGCCCAGTCGGTGATGTTCGCGATGTTGAAGCCGTTGTCGATGATCTGCTGCGGCGTGTAGCTGACGATCTGGTAGCCGCCGAAGAGGAACGACAGTGCGATCAGCAGACCGCCCGCCGCGACGAACGGGATCATGTACGAGACGCCGGTCATCAGGTTCTGGCGGATGCGCGTGCCGACGCCGACCTTCTTCGGGGCGGCGGGCGCCGCGGCCGGAGTCGAGCGGGCGGCGGACGGAGCCGTGCCAGTGCCGCGCAGGGCGAGCGCCCGGTCGAGCACCTCGTCCGGCTTCGACAGCGCCTCGGCGACGCCGACCTGGAGGATCGGCTTGCCGGCGAAGCGGTCCTTGCCGCGGATCTCGAGGTCGGCGGCGAGGATGACGACGTCCGCGGCGGCGATGTCGCCCGCGGTCATCTCGTCCGAGCCGGCGGCGCCCTGGGTCTCGACGTGGATCGGGTAGCCGCGCTTCTTCGCGGCCTGCTCGAGCGCCTCGGCGGCCATGTAGGTGTGCGCGATGCCGGCGATGCAGCTCGTCACCGCGACGAAGCGCGGGGCGCCCGTCGAGGCGGCGGCGGGAGCGTCCTG comes from the Rathayibacter festucae DSM 15932 genome and includes:
- the mpaM gene encoding daptide-type RiPP biosynthesis methyltransferase — its product is MQHPSDPPPLTAASAALLGALSPATVAPEDLYGPDGSVVYEHFTAEDRSEISPLLAAVRRTEGPILELACGGGRLTVPLLGLGRPVVGLDLSPTMVDILRSRIAALPAARIADGSRALVGDMTCFHLPERFGAVVLGATSIALLDRAGRHAFLRAAREHLGADGVLLITASSPDHAYVAGSRSSRIRAVPGPSGGPGAAVVTSAVTPDGLHRDVEVVQLGLDPEGRAAARFFRSRVNVVDADQVAVEAERAGLWLVARTALVETEDSTLLQLVRA
- the mpaP gene encoding daptide biosynthesis intramembrane metalloprotease, whose product is MSDPAPRLADTVTIDEPIAPGAPWILSVRGVPRARVGPAVATFAAGLRPSAHETDETDGTGSTSLTDEETAALLREFATAGLLAGSERREPRSHRLQFRPPASLQLTLLDATRPALVLARLLRRRPIRLLAVAAVVAVLLLGTASAIAHSAEIAAVLSEPLPLPSLLAVSVAFLLAGAVHEAGHAVSLAAFGGRPRRAGVMIFYLAPAFFCDVTDGWRLGDRRSRAAVALAGPAVHLVLAASAATALLWAPTGRSALACFVVAAALSAVTNLIPLVHLDGYLALVAVLDRPFLRRAAIGAVGDAVLRLLGGTAPRASPWLVLFGVGCRGFALLLIGWAYVRSVPVLVLTEPGAVIALVFAAALLGALVVSLVRFARAAREARVGALRVAVASAVLAAALAGVGALPLEERIEAGYVVRNDEAFLVRTSADPRIVPGTPVRLTSNGIAVRSPRSTAVVSGPAEPLLAPIAALAPLTGLDDVPAVGYPLALPDSASTPPVGGASVSLGGGTIGGAVLDLVAGDALRRLGVGR
- a CDS encoding ABC transporter ATP-binding protein, producing the protein MSSALDFQHFTKTFRGRRVVDDLSFSVRQGTVVGLLGPNGAGKSTALRGLVGLLRPDSGEARIGGHRFAELRAPARVVGVHLDGLGFENGITGRRHLAIVCRAVGAPLSQVDELLQTVGLTDAARRPVRGYSTGMRQRLGLATALAGDPEILVLDEPANGLDPEGIRWLRRLIRAEAERGRTVLVSSHQLAELEHTVDEVVVLRRRMLFHGPLEDLTRSGGRSLEDGYFDLVDGEAGR
- the mpaD gene encoding daptide-type RiPP biosynthesis aminotransferase — its product is MTASPVLVPLVSPTAAARTVAAVSATGTCIRFADGVEAIDLTSGLWNAPFGCGRPEFTAAIAAALAEASYLSLFRRSHPWAERAAAALLAVVGDALPQSSFRRVLLTTSGGSANDAVMKLLRQRAALLGRPERRLVVGLSGSYHGLTYGAHALSGDELGQDVYGVDRSGVRHVAHDDPDALESLLHREGRRICGIVVEPVLGSGALPLSDALLAVLERASREGVPVVADEVATGFGRTGPFLASSRWPFAPDAVVLSKALTNGTLAAAAVVVGERLLAEIDAADAPFVHAETQAGTPAVCAAVLQSLALLPELLGADGFPRVSTCLDRAVTALSAHPRVLGSSGVGSFRALRIAGVAHADEVLGLVEDVRRRGAVVHPAPGGIQFLPAAVSSDRDLADIPRIISAALDA
- a CDS encoding iron-containing alcohol dehydrogenase; this translates as MRVRSTDLRSGLASDAATTGSRRTLFVLDSALVRSGAVEPERLHGPVVVLDVAIEQGLLLDTVDRALRAVRPDRLVGIGGGRLHDVAALARLFAADRALRSRIDGLMSRHGGLLAPDLPASTEVPRLVLVPTTIGPGSETSAAACREIGGLRSVVVGEALRADAAVLDAELTATLTRSSVLEGAAEAALRLIGSRSGSPADRSADDRSRRLLEALAEAGGRVAGSAGLVRRADRATLAAASADSHGVLRSATADPFAATHWYLANEVSSRAGLRKVPATMPLLPVLWSRDSPERRARRRAVWQWFAAPLGLDPDPVVGSAQWSERWGITAPAVADRALRDAALAIVARWDSSALPGLAVDDALRLLRAAFPPARALRPNEGGEHMNTTNELEFHELEQAVAPDWESATSGFTTGLLVAGVFVGLLT
- a CDS encoding daptide-type RiPP, with the protein product MQPPTPLRFEEIESMAAPDSDWYIATKLGIAVGLGLGAIVLT
- a CDS encoding phosphotransferase, whose product is MTGGNALERAFEQALRVLAVARDGDTVPGWRGRTLSGPVRRDRERLWLRLVSSPSALAHGTWWTGTADSAVLPALPKPVVLAVEEWDPPHVEGFRLRAELMTRLPGRALSPTAELAPETEVDPAVWVELGGVLDALAAVPTLRESTVPATVDRLLHSFFGDRFPRGTPCWTTAHGDLHPGNLLVAPLGLADWEAWGRGPEHLDVATLYVHSLAAPDARRSLVEVLGERLHSDAALPALAFAAAKVLARSVSGDYPTLVTPVHRLLDDLTARPLGAGGTTARRR